Proteins encoded by one window of Xenopus tropicalis strain Nigerian chromosome 6, UCB_Xtro_10.0, whole genome shotgun sequence:
- the LOC116411736 gene encoding protein FAM237B-like produces MESAASSRYIQLVCLLMVTSVNTRSIYHKDVQGHPNAGSLGEIDHECWESSSRKLVEMKKLRMADTILGLWDFMVYLKESANPKHNALFDGLAQDFWDIYVDCVLSISHGMGRRELLSPNHFPDIHKTLKGNFIKILLFI; encoded by the coding sequence ATGGAATCTGCCGCTAGCAGCCGGTACATCCAGCTTGTCTGCTTGCTCATGGTGACTTCAGTCAATACAAGATCGATTTATCACAAAGATGTGCAAGGCCATCCGAACGCTGGGAGCCTTGGTGAAATTGACCACGAGTGCTGGGAGTCTTCATCACGCAAACTGGTAGAAATGAAAAAGCTCAGAATGGCGGATACAATCCTAGGCCTTTGGGACTTCATGGTCTACCTAAAGGAATCGGCCAATCCCAAGCATAATGCACTGTTTGATGGGTTAGCCCAGGACTTTTGGGACATATATGTGGATTGTGTGCTCTCCATATCTCATGGTATGGGTCGAAGAGAACTACTCAGCCCAAACCATTTCCCTGATATACATAAAACATTAAAAGGTAACTTTATCAAAATCCTCTTATTCATTTGA